In Gavia stellata isolate bGavSte3 chromosome 33, bGavSte3.hap2, whole genome shotgun sequence, the DNA window gaCACACGTGGGGACACTCACGATGACGTAGGCGTCGAGCAGGGGCCGGTAGAGCGACAGGAGGCGGATGATGTCGGCCGCTCGCTGCTGCTCCCGCTGcagggcggggtggggggggggccaCCATGGGGGCGGCTGGGGTGTCGTCAGCCCCAGGGCTCTGACATCACGCTGGGGTGCATCCCCCGGGGCTCTGACGTCATTCTGGGACGTGGCCCCTGAGGCTGTGACGTCACCCTGGGGTGCGTCCCCTGGGGCTGCGATGTCACCGCAGGATGCCAGGCCCCTCCGCTGGCTGTGATCTCACAAGGCTGTCGCATCATCAGGCATAACATGTCTCAGTGGCCATGACATCACCAGGCAGTGACATCACATAAGGATGCAATCCCCCCTCCCGCAGCCATGATGTCACCGGGCTGTGACATCACCCAGGGAGGCAGCCCCTGTGGCCATGACATCACCAGGTCATGCCATCACCCAGGGATGCAATTTCCCCCCTCCCACGGCCATGACATCACCAGGCCGTGGCATCACCCAGGGATGCAACTGGCCCTCCCGCAGCCATGATGTCACCGGCGCATGACATCACGCAGTGGGGCGCCCCCTGCGGCCATGACATCACCAAGCAGCTCCAGCAATCCTCCCGAGGCCCCCCGCTGGGCAGCGCCGACGACCTGTGACGTCGCGCCGCGCCCTGCCATCGCCCTGACGTCACCCGAGACGTCAGCACCCGCGGGCCGCCCGGGCCATAGAGCCGCGCCGCCGGCGGCCCAGAGCGGCCCCACGCGCCACTCACCGCCCGGCCCCTCCGGCTTCCCGCCGCAGCGCTGCGCATGCGCAGTCGGCCGCGCGGCGCCTAGGGAGCATGCGCAGGGCCGGAGTCACCCGCCCGGGCGCAGGCGTACTGCGTCACTACCGCCCGGTGCCGGGCCGCGCGCATGCGCGCTAGTGGCTAGCGCCACTCCGCGCCGGCCACGCGCCGCTCCGTCGCGAGGGCAGCTTCCGCTTCCGGGGcgcggaggtgaggggggcggtggggctgtggcggcgggggggggacggcggcggggccgggggcctttggggaggggggggcgtGTGTCGTTGCTGGGCGAACCCCGGTGCTGAGCTGCCTCTCCCCGCCGCAGGCAGGACCGGCCCGGCCGGCTGGGGGCTGTCGCgggtccccgccgcccccggggcccGCCATGGCGGATTTGATCCTCAACGTGGACTTCGCCCCCTCCGAGCGCCCCAGGAAGAAGGAGACCGGCAACCGAAAGCACAAGAGCTTCCtgcagcggcggcgggcgctggAGCAGCGGGGCGtgctgaagcagaagcagctgccggcggtcccgccgccgcccgggagAGGCTCCCAGAAGAAGCCGGGCCccgggggcaggaggggcagcaggcagggagcggCGGCCGCGAGAGGCCCGGAGAAGCCGAACTCCATCCAGCCCAAGCCGTGCCTCGAAGCCAACGGTCCCGCGTCCATCGCtccgcccggcgcggccgcgcaGAACGGCTCCAGAGTGACGGGAGTTCCCTCGAAACCAAAGACAACGGCCCGCGGCACGGCCAAGGGGAACCAAAGAGCCCCCGCCTTCCCCGTGCAGCCCAGCAAACTGGTGGCCATAGACTGTGAGATGGTGGGCACGGGGCCCGGCGGGCGCACCAGCGACCTGGCCCGCTGCAGCATCGTGGGCTACCAGGGCGACGTCGTGTACGACCAGTACatccgccccgccgcccccatCGTGGACTACCGCACCCGCTGGAGCGGCATTCGGCGGCAGCACATGGCGAACGCCGTCCCCTTCAACAAGGCTCAGCAAGAGGTGCGCTCCCGCCGCCCTCGCACGCGTTTCTGGGGGTGACGCGGCCTCGAGGGGGAACACGCAGGGCTGGGCTCTTCGTCTCGTGGGGTTTGTCAGGCTGCGGGGACTCGCCTGTGCAGGCCAGGGCTGCCTGTGTCCCCGTCTGGTCTCTGCAGCAGAGGGAGCGTCTCCCCACGCGGCCGCTGCTCCCTTTCACACCCACCTCTTCACATCGACCTGCGTCTCCCCACAGGCAGTGGGGCAGCCCCACATGCCCGGGCGCGAGCAGCACTCTGCTGCGGGGCAGAAACCTCCCGCAGAGCGTGGAACGGGCTGTCGGGTGTCTTAAACCCCCCCTTTCATCCCCCCTCTTCCTCAGATCCTGCGCATCCTCTCCGGGAAGATCGTGGTCGGCCACGCCATCTACAACGACTTCAAGGCACTCAAGTACTTCCACCCCAAAGCGCTCACCCGGGACACGTCCAAAATCCCCTTGCTGAACCGTAAGGGTGGCTTCCCGGAGAACGTCACCGTCTCCCTGAAGCGCCTCGCCAAGGAGCTGCTGCACAAGGACATCCAGGTAGCTCAGCCGGATCCTCCGGCCAGGTCCTCCTCCCCGATCTCGGCGGCCGCCACGGGGTGCCGCTGCGAGGCTGCTGCCTCAGCCGGGAGGTCCCCATGCTCCCCCAAGAGCTGGGGAGCAACTTGGGGACCCCCCTGTGCCGCACCGGGGTGACAGGAGGGGGAAAGGTCCATCCCTGGGGAAAGACGGGGGTTTTACCCACCGTCCTGAGATCAGGGTGCCCTGagttcagctgctgctgcaagtCCTGGGGCAAGGCAGcactgtgcctcagtttccccttcccTGGAAGCCAGCCCGCAGGAGAAGGAGCCCTCGCAGCATCGGGGGGGCTTTTTCCCTCTCAGCCGGTGTCGGAGAGGTGGCTCAGGCTGTACCCATCCCCTGTCACTGTCCCCAACAGGTCGGGAAAAGTGGCCACTCCTCGGTGGAAGACGCCCGAGCCACCATGGAGCTCTACAAGATGGTGGAGGCGGAGTGGGAGCAACACCTGATGCTGAACCCCGAGCAGGAGTGACGGCTCCACGGACCGATCCTGCACCCCAAGAGGGGCCTGGAGCCCACGGGGAGGACCAGCGAGCGCCATGGGGCCGCTCCATCCGTCCGAGGGGCCGCTCCATCCATCCGGGCGAGGTAGCGGGGACGGAGAGACGGTGGGAGCATGGAGCTGGCCGTGACCATCCCTTGTCCCTGTGCCCCCGACGTGCCTTGTTAGGCCGCTGCTGTTTCGCTCCATCCTCCCCCAGGGTCAtgggggggggtgctggggctaccctctgccttcccgggggggtccctggggtccTGCACACCCTCAGAACAGCTCGGTGCTGCCGGAGGTGCCGATAACAAGGCGGGCCCCAAGCCGGAGGGGGACAGCGGGGCCAGGTGCGGTGTTGGGGCTCTGCCGGCTGCGCTCACCTCGAGCGCAGACCCAGTCACCGGGGGAATCGGTGCCCGGGGCGGGCTCCTTCCCCTCCCGGTTCTTCCCAACTTGCAAAACTACCTCTGACAAGGACACGAAGTGCCGAAGGGCTGCGGGCCGTGGCGGGGGCGTGGGAGCGGGCAGCGCCCAGCGGGCAGGAAGCAGATCTTGCCGGAAAGTCCCCGCTCTGATTTCGGAGCTGCTTCCCCTCGATGATTTGGGTGCCATTTTCCTCGTTGCGTAAGGGCTGCTGCCAGTGCGGGGGCCAGGACGAGCCCGGGCACGGAGAGGGGGGGACCAGTGTCACCCCGTCTGCCTGTGCGGTGCTGTGCCGCCCCGGGGACGCTGCGTCCTTTGCCGATGCCTCCGCACGCCGAGGTGTGGTTGTTCCCTGAACGTGCCCTGAATTCTCGCTCCGCCCTGTGGGGGGGCTGCTTTGAGCTGAAATGTTTTATGTACGAAATcccaattaaaaagaaatgattAACAAGCCCTTCCTTCCGGCGGTGCCGTGCGGGACGGAGAGGAGCCCCAGGCCCTGGGGTTGCCGCTTGGCCGCGGGGAGCAGGGGGCAACTGCTTCGATTTCAAACCCTGGCCAAGCGCCCGCTGCCGAGCCGGTGCCGTTCCTCCCCGCCAGCTCCCGCCTGGCCAcggggagccccggcagccccgccgGGAGTGGAGAGGGGCCCGCGGCCGAGCGCCGGGTTTGCGGGCTCCGAGCGGGCCCCTCGGGTGGCTGCTGTCAGCCGTCATCCATCGCCTGCCAACATCTGCCTCCCGGtgaccctcctcctcctcctcttcacgTCAGGTACGAGCTGGCCCCTTCCCCCCTGCCCGGGGCTcgtggggacccccccacctcACCCCCTTTTCTGGTTAAACCATGGGGTGCCGGGGAGCAGGCTGGTCCCCGCTGCCGGCGTCaccgaggggctggggcagccaaAATGGCCGAGCCCTGCGCACGGGGCTCCTCCTCGTCACCTCCTTCGTCACCGGCGGCTCCGGCTGCCAGGAGCGGTGCCGGTGCTGAGCCAGCGGCTGCCGTGGGGGATCCCTCCCGCCTGCGCTGGGCTGGAtgcggccccgcggggcgggggcaggcggcgggcccgagcccccgccgctcGTCACATTTTCCAACCTTTTGGTGTGTTTACGTGTCGGTCGCGCTCGGCTCCCGGCTGAGGGGGAATTTTGGGGGGGCCGCAAccccccccctccaccctgAGCCTCCCAAAGTTGGGGGGGGCCCATTCCCCTTTTCTTTGGGgtttaaacacaaaaatctgGGTCTCCCTGCagcgtgctggggaggggatgcCTGAGCATCTTATGGGGTggtatttggggggggggggcagctttgcagtgctctccccctcccagcGCCTGCGTGCACGTGTGTGCGCCCGCTCCTGCCTTGCTCGCCCGTCCCTACGCCCTGGGAGGGGGTGGGAAAGCTGTTACAGCCCCGAAATCCGAAGGAAGGTGAGAGCGCGGAGAAGAAGCCAGGGGCCTTTGTGTCTGGGCTGGGTTTGGAAGCGATTCGAGGGGGGGGTTTACGAGCTGGGTTATAAATGGCCGGTcgttaaaagttttttttttttttatgtctttggAAATGAGAAGCAGGCGTCCGGCCCCGGCTTGTCGGCAGATGCTGGATGCAGCCGGCGGCTCGGGGTCGGAGGGGCTTCGCTTCCATCCCACCCTGGGATCCCTTTGGCCACGagccgggggccggggctggggcaggatcCCACCGAGGCGGCAGCCGGCGACGCAGCGGAGGCCGTGGGGCGCGtgggctccctcctgccccacagccgggGTCCCCGGCGGCCGCTGGGCCGGGGCAGGGCACGGTCGCGTCGTCCAGCTGCGTTTCATTTCCGCGGCGGCCGTGGCCatggccggggcgggggggctgcaccccgCCAGCTGGGATGGATTTGCAGGGATGCGGGGCGGAGGCGACAGGCGGCCTGCCCTCGCTCAGCCCCACGCCGCTGCTGcccctggggcggggggggcttcGCCACCCCGGCCCCCCACATTGGAGCCCCTCGTCCGTTCTCCCAGTGCAGTGagagattggggggggggaggcagaaaCGAGCCCCCAGCGGCCTCAGCTTCTTTGCAACCTGTGGGGTGTGGGTGCACGTCACCCCCTCCCCGCATCCGGCATGGGCTGGGGGACCTCGGGGAGCAGGGGGGAGCTCCCCCGGCTGGGGGGCAACGTCCCCGAGCAGCCATGTCCCCCCCAAAGGGGCTCCGGGGTATGGACAGCATTTGGGGGGGACCCACGGGGGTGCTGAGCCGTGCcttggctgggggggggcgCCCACAGCGGCCTCTGCGCTCAGGATTTCTGTGGTTTGCCAGGATTTTTGCCGCTTGTCCTGCCGGGaagtggggagcaggggggaacggggggagcggggaggcggCGTGGCCGGTGCCAGCTGTTTCCAGAGGCTGAGCCAGCCGCTGCCGCCCGGGCACGGGGCCGCGGCTCCTCGCCTGCCTCCGCTTTTCCCGATTAATCCGCAGCCTTCCCGGGGGTCACCGGCTCtcgcggggtgggggggggttaTTTGGTGCCGGTGTTTGCCTGCCCACCCCAGGGCTTTCCTGGGacgggaaggagggagaggagggtgggGTGCGAAGGCTTTATCCGCCCTTCCCGGCAGAATCCCTTCCAGATGTGGGGCTGCCACGACCGGCGTTCATAACCCCGCTGGGTCGTGGAGTTCGGCAGAGCCGCTGGTCCGCCGGAACGAGGGGTCCCCGTGGGGTTGGgggtgccctgggctggggagggggtgcaggcaggtcCCACCCCAACCCCCTCCACCCACTTCTCCTGCAAATGGGGcattttccctccccccccccactttcCCCAAACTTGGAGCAAACACGCGGCATCGCTCCCTCCCTTGTCTCCGTGACGGGGTGGCACACAGCTCCTGCACCCCTGGCATGAAGGCATTGGGGTGACCcttcccctgcaccccctccccgagcccccccggctCTGCTGCGGTTTGCAGAGGGTTCCCcatcccctgtccccgtcccgTCGAGCATCTGCGTCGCTGTAGGTCAGGTTATGTCAGCTCTTTGTTATAAATCCTGTTCTTCGGGGGATTAGAGACTCACTGCAAGCCAGAACTTGGCTCGCCAGCATCGCAGCCTGGAGATTTTGGGGGCGAGAGGGGATGTGgccgggaggaggagggctgaCGGCAGCTCTGGGGGGGCCTTTTCACCCCAAACCGGAGCAGAAATCCCTCTCCTTCCATTTCAGAGCTGCCGATGAACCAGAAACGCCATTTCTTGCTCACCCATCGGGTTTCGGCTGGGGCTGCGATGCCTGGCACCGCGGCACGACCTGCCCCGCGCGCGGCACCTTCCTCCGGCTGTTCGCAGAGAGAAACCCCCgaaaaaataattcatcacACTTTACCCGGGCCCAATTCATCAGGGGTTTAATCTAGCGTTAGCAGTTAATCTTCTTGCGTTCCCCCAGGCCCGCGGCCAAAGCAAACCTCACGCAGCGCGGCGAGGGCTGCCGGCTGCTCCCCGCGCCGAGGCGTGACGCAGCCCCGCGTACACGTGCACAcacgcgtgtgtgtgtgcagacaCAGGCGCTTGTGTGCGTAACGCATGGCAGGATGGATTGCACGAATATGTACTTCTGTCCGCGCACACGTATGTGCGTGCAAGAGCACCTGCACGCTGCGCGCACACACGTGTGCGAACGTCGGCGCGCGTCCGCAGGCATGTGTGCAAACACGCGTGCCCCTGGCGTGCTTCCAGGCGTGCgcgcacccatgggtgcccagcCAGCACCCGGCTGTGCCGCCGGCGTGCGAGTGGACGCAGGGCTGGGCAGCTCGGTGTCCCCAGAGCAGCTTGGGGGGGTGCAGGCAGATTtgagggggtgcaggcagctccAAGGGGGTGCAGGGAGCTCAAGGGGATGCAGGCAGCttggggggtgcaggcagcttggggggtgcaggcagctctgggggTGGGATGTGGGCAGTTTAGGGGGGTGCAGGTACGTTAGGGGGGTGCAGGCAGATTTaggggggtgcaggcagctccAAGGGGGTGTAGGGAGCTCAAGGGGATGCAGGCAACttggggggtgcaggcagctccgggggggggggggggcagttcAGGGGGGGTACAGACAGTTcaggggggtgcaggcagcttggggggtgcagggagctcCGGGGGGAATGTGGGCAGTTCAGGGGGGGTACAGACAGTTCAGGGGGGTGCAGGTAGATTTaggggggtgcaggcagctccAAGGGGGTGCAGGGAGCTCAAGGGGATGCAGGCAGCttggggggtgcagggagctcCGGGGGGAATGTGGGCAGTTCAGGGGGGGTACAGACAGTTCAGGGGGGTGCAGGTAGATTTaggggggtgcaggcagctccAAGGGGGTGCAGGGAGCTCAAGGGGATGCAGGCAGCttggggggtgcaggcagctccggggggggggggtgggcagtTCAGGGGGGTACAGACAGTTTACGGGGGTGCAGGTGGTTCAGGGGGGTGCAGGTAGATTACGGGGGTGCAGGCAGCTttgggggggtgcagggagctcGGGGGGGGGGATGTGGGCAGTTCAGGGGGGTACAGACAGTTTAGGGGGCTGCAGGTGGTTCAGGGGGGTGCAGGTAGATTATGGGGGTGCAGGCAGCtttggggggtgcagggagctcAAGGGGATGCAGGCAACTTGGGGGGGGCAGGCAGCTCTCGGGGGTGGATGTGGGCAATTCGGGGGGTACAGACAGTTTAGGGGGCTGCAGGTGGTTCAGGGGGGTGCAGGTAGATTagaggggtgcaggcagctttgggggggtgcagggagctcAGGGGTGATGCAGGCAGCttggggggtgcaggcagctctgggggGGATGTGGGCAGTTCAGGGGGGGTGCAGGCAGATTTAGGGGGGTGCAGTCAGCTttgggggggtgcagggagctcaggggggggtgcagggacattaggggggtgcaggcagcctggggggggggtgcagggagatTAGCGGGGTCCCGGCAGCTCAGGGTGGGATGTGGGCAGTTCACGGGGGGTGCAGACAGAttggggggtgcaggcagcttGGGGGGGGATGTAGGCGGTTCAGGGGGGTACAGGCGGATTAGGGGGATACAGGAAGCTTAGGGGTGTGGGGGCCATTTGCGGGGGGATGCAGgcagtttggggggggtgggcagACTGGGGGGGTGCAGGTagctcgggggggggggtgtgagtAGTTCAGGGGGGTGCAGGCAGACTCGAGGGGTGCAGGCAGACTCgaggggtgcaggcagctgggggggggccTCCACTCCGCCCCCCCCCACAAGGGCAgatcggggcggggggggggtcccggtgcgAAGCCCCGCAGGTGAGCGCGGAGCCCCCCcccagcggggccggggccgggggcggagGGGGTGGGACCAGCCCGGCAATAAAACGGCcggggcgggacgggacgggacgggacgggacgggagagcggcggggccggtgccggtgccgagCGAGCGGCGGGTGGGTCGGTGCCGCTCTGTTCCCCCTCGGTTCCCCGCCCCCGAGccggtgtcccccccccccccccccccggtagCCGCGATGCCCAACTTCTCCGGGAACTGGAAGATGAAGAGCTCGGAAAACTTCGAGGAGCTGCTGAAGGCGCTGGGTGAGTGCGAGCCCCCGCACCCTGCCCCGgggtgtccccgtcccccccaagTCCCCGAGGGTGGCGGGGgcccccccatctccccaccAAAACCCTCCTCCAGCCTGGGGACCCGCAGCGTGTGTGCCGGAGGGgacccccaccccgctccccctTTATCACAAAGCCCTCGGTGTTGCTTCCCcactggggaaactgaggcacggggggggggggggtagtGTATCCAGCTCCCCAGGGGTCCAACGTGTCCCCTGCGTgtccccctcctgcctgcctcagtttccccaccgTGGTGGGCCCCCCAGGTGCAGACACCTCCAAACTCTCCCCCCAGGACCCTGTCACCATCAGGGTCCCCTTCGCACCGAGGGcttcctccccccagcaccctgcgcCTGCCACCCCCAGGGCACCCAACGGGGCTCACCTGCCCCACCGGGGCCCGGACCCCTGGGTGCAACCGGTgtccccaaaaccacagcccAGCCGGGACCTCGCTGCGTGGGTGCCCCCCATCCCCGCAGGGCTCATTTTGGGTCCCCTCCGCCTCTCACCACCCTGCAGTGTCCCGGCCGCAGCGGcgagcagggctgtggggtggggagcTGGCTTATGGGGCCAGgacccatggcagggggggaaAGCGGGGGGCACAGGCTGTGGGGGTCCCCGGGGCTTTGGGCAGAGCCAGAGCCAGCCCCCCTCCCTGCTACTCCCCTCCGCCTGACCCTCTCCTCGCCTGCCGGGGAGCTGCCGGAGCGGAATATTTTCCAGGTTAGGGGATACGtaacaaatatttcagtataaTTATCACTTTCTTGGATTtcactcccctctccccccttcgccccctctccccccgccagccccgccggTGAAACCGGCTCGGAGAAAcctcagcaggaaaataaatctgCCAGCCCGCAGCGAGCCGCTCTTCCTTTCCCACGGCGCGAGCGGGGGGCTCCTGCCCttcgccccccccccgggccccccccggcctttCAGCAACTTTGGGGGAAGCCGATACCTCCAAACCCCCTgggtggaggggctggggggggggcaatCAGCCCAAGCCCCCAAGTCTGGCTGCATcatgccccccaccccacttcTTTTGCTCCCTTTGGGGGCTGTTTCTCCTCGTGCCCGCCCCACACACCGTGAGCATCGTGTGGGGGACGTGTGGGGCTGCGTCTGCCCACAGACGGGTTTCGGGCACCCGCCCCGGCGTGTGTCAGGCCTCgggggggaggaaagggacctgggggtggCTCTGGGGACCCCGGCCCCACCGCCCCGGGCAGCAGCGGCATTCTGGAGGGTCCGGCCGCGGGGACGTGGCGTGGCCGTGGAGGGGACCCTGCGGGGACGTGGCCGTCCCTGCTGCAGGATTTGGGTCCCGGAGGTCCCCTGTCCCTCCTGGGGATACACCTGCGAGCACCCCCATCCCTCCTGTGTCCCCACTGTGGGGCTGGGACTGTCCGTGTCCCCCCTGTGCCCCTGTCCCCTTTCTGCGGGGACCCTCTCTGGGGGCGCAGGAGGGTCACTTTCAGCTGCCGGAGGGTGACACGGGAACAATGTCCCCAAAGAGCAGCTCCCTGGCGAGTCGGGCTGTCCCGGGTGACAGCCGGGGGCTTGGGGACGTGATGGATGACCGTCCCCCGGGAGCGGGGACAaagccccagctgccctgcggttagcggggggggggggcctggggacacacacacacacacaaccgTGGGGAGCCCTCGGGGGGGTCACGCAGGTCACCGGCCGAGCTCGGAGCGGGTGCTTGTCCCCGCCGTCACCCCGCTCTGGGTGAGCCCTCGCCCCCGCGCACCCTCCCCGTCACCCTCATCCTTTCCCCCGGGCGCATCCGGAGCCGGCCCCGGCATCGTGCCCCCCCCTCGCCGCCAGGTAACCAGAGCCAGATGTGGCCCAGATGtggcccagggcagggggggggCTCATACATCCTCCCCTCCGTGAGTTGCCCTGAGCCGCCTGCAGCGCTCGGGGTCCCCTTGGGGTGTGTCACTGCTGAatgggggggccggggccgtgtccccccccacctcgctccccccctgccctgtccccaggtTTTGCAGGAGCTTCCCAGGGAGAGGGGGCCACATCCAGCCCCGGGAGGCACTTAACCTCCCCGGCTACGGGTCACCCCACGGGGAAGGGGCAGCTCCCCGCgccggggggggcacggggaggggggaagagctCGACGcctccatccccttccccaggcgTCAACATGATGTTGAGGAAGATCGCGGTGGCGGCGGCCTCGAAGCCGGCGGTGGAGATCAAGCAGGACGGGGAAACCTTCTACATCAAGACCTCGACCACCGTCCGCACCACCGAGATCAGCTTCAGGATCGGGGAGGAGTTCGAGGAGCAGACGGTGGATGGGCGGCCCTGCAAGGTGGGGGGCGAGCCCCGCCtgcgctgggggggggggcctgatcctgacccCGTACCCGCGGGCTGAAGCGCTCGCTCACGCGTGCACGCGGCCGCACGGCTGTGCCCGCGCCTTCGTGCGTGTGGCGTGAGGGCGGGAGCGCTCACCTCTGCGGCGGGCACGTGTGTGCGTGCCCAGAGCTGCACGTGTGCGCGTGCTTGTGCCATGCACGCATGCCGACGGGTGCTTGCACGCGCATCGGGCGGGCGGGAGCGCTCACCTCCGCCTGCGCGCACGTGTGCTGGGCGCGCCGTGACTGTGCGCGCACGTTTCGCACGTGGCACGTGTTTGCGCCCGCGTGTTTGCCCCTGCGAGCGGAGGGCTGCCCCCCTCTCTCCCCGCGCgccccccccctgccccggcgccgctgtccccctccccgccagcccccaGGTGACAGATGAGCCCGGGCAAGTGTCACAGCCGGGGGACAAATGGCCCCATCCATCTCTCGGCGGGCGGTGATGGATGGTCCTGCCTGGCGGGGGGTTCAAGGGGGGTTCTCGGGGTGTTCCCCccccctctgcagagcttggCCAAGTGGGAGAGCGAGAACAAGATGGTGTGTGAGCAGCGGCTGCTGAAGGGCGAAGGGCCCAAGACGGGCTGGTCCAGGGAGATGACCAACGACGGGGAGCTCATCCTGGTGAGGGCCGAGGGggtgccggggtggggggcatcTCTGCCCCAGTGCATGCTGGGAAACTCccgtggggtggggtgggggccATGGCCGTGAGGGTGACCCTGTTTCTCCTTGCAGACGATGACAGCCGACGACGTCGTCTGCACCAGGGTCTACGTCCGGGAGTGacgccccccaccccaccccgctCTGCTGACCCACGCCAgcggccccctcccctccccagccagcgtgtcccccccccagaCCCCGTTACCTGCCCTGTGTCCCCTCCGGTCCCCTCCACTCACCCCACAGCCATGGGGCGGGGGTTGCATCTTCCCATGGGGGTACATCAGAgcaaccccctttttttttttttgggggggggggggaatgcgGCTTTTTCAGCCCCCCCCGCGGCGCGGGGTCTCTCCGGGGGCaggaaaatctcattttctggCCCCGTTCTGCTGCAGACAAAGCACCCGGTTTTTGGAAAGGCgccgggggcgcggcggggggtAACGCAGCCGCCTCCCTGAGCCTTTGGGTTGGGTTTAACTGTTTTTGGttcagttggatttttttttattttttttttttgaacgCAGCCCTCTGGCCCtcgccctgccccggggctgcgctccctctccccctccccagtaTTTATTTGTGAATATTATAGCGAAAGGAAACACCAAACAACCCCAACCCGGGGACCCTGAACTCCGGGTCCGAACCCCCCCAGGGtctgacccccccccccaggatcatccccaccacctccctcctcttctcAATAAATGTCCTACAACCCCCCCCCCGgcgtccctgtcccctcccggccccgctgGCACCCATCCTGCACCGCAGCCCTTGCGCAAGGGGCCGGGGGCGAAGGCGGTGGCCGGGTTGGCACG includes these proteins:
- the ISG20L2 gene encoding interferon-stimulated 20 kDa exonuclease-like 2, with the protein product MADLILNVDFAPSERPRKKETGNRKHKSFLQRRRALEQRGVLKQKQLPAVPPPPGRGSQKKPGPGGRRGSRQGAAAARGPEKPNSIQPKPCLEANGPASIAPPGAAAQNGSRVTGVPSKPKTTARGTAKGNQRAPAFPVQPSKLVAIDCEMVGTGPGGRTSDLARCSIVGYQGDVVYDQYIRPAAPIVDYRTRWSGIRRQHMANAVPFNKAQQEILRILSGKIVVGHAIYNDFKALKYFHPKALTRDTSKIPLLNRKGGFPENVTVSLKRLAKELLHKDIQVGKSGHSSVEDARATMELYKMVEAEWEQHLMLNPEQE
- the CRABP2 gene encoding cellular retinoic acid-binding protein 2, which codes for MPNFSGNWKMKSSENFEELLKALGVNMMLRKIAVAAASKPAVEIKQDGETFYIKTSTTVRTTEISFRIGEEFEEQTVDGRPCKSLAKWESENKMVCEQRLLKGEGPKTGWSREMTNDGELILTMTADDVVCTRVYVRE